In Methylomonas sp. ZR1, one DNA window encodes the following:
- a CDS encoding TonB-dependent siderophore receptor has protein sequence MKDCGSQFGVGWSIGLVFVFSVLRQPLTLAAEPGADFEADSQAGRTFSTDLKAADDAVIDTRLSEQADEAARDVADMDLLELVNVKVSPFDVSSQLDSGYLASNSVSGSRFDAPISDLPFALQAFTESFIKDQKPRDIFDIARYSPGVTYRSNDFNEGNANLAIRGFAVGSLAGGNIHTLRDGVHGPSILDFTNISRLEVVKGPASFLYGQVAPGGIVNVITKNPQRRFAAAADGRYGSYGEYRFDVDVTGPATKNLFYRLAASYDQDMHYWEPYDAHSWNISPSLLWQPSDRLSVSVKYENFEKIEEPQLMQKPGYNTQAGVLPTAADPNLSGVDVPGLPDNWNSMAYSDYRRSHTHNLSTWIDFKADEHWNLRTGYSHLEYDVDALFTGNLGMSNNTTLMQGRRVRQQAYSNRDDTIELQGVGKYDLGFASLRLLLGGQYIDRNFHRAAGQAPNDPALGSNPTASPLPLWDLGNPNTWNRHTAIPLSRLTTSLTDENVNAVDKSVYGSSTFGFFDDRLLLLAGWRWTSTESQYTNRLTGQAQGATASAVTPQYGLLFKLTPEWSLFASYAESFVPGTFPANNLDGSTSIPKPTEGWGYDVGIKADWFDGRLSSTLTYFEILNKNIVNDMALTNSAGGITIYGLQSGEQRSRGIEWDATAKLTDDWQLYLSYSYMDARITEFSGQDHAILAQDPGTLDAAGLANYKNVNRFHNAPLQMSAPHLANLWTRYDFSIEALRGLHLGGGVNLVFDQTLLPDSPASSRQTYALLNALIGYTWEVGGHSMSVDLMGKNLLDEQYRPSQSSRSRPRELMINFSVKF, from the coding sequence ATGAAAGACTGTGGGTCTCAATTTGGCGTCGGCTGGTCTATCGGACTGGTTTTTGTGTTTAGTGTGCTGCGCCAGCCCTTAACGCTGGCGGCGGAACCCGGCGCAGACTTCGAAGCCGATTCCCAGGCTGGCCGGACGTTTTCGACTGATTTGAAAGCGGCTGACGATGCTGTTATCGACACCCGTCTTTCTGAACAGGCCGATGAGGCCGCCAGGGATGTGGCGGATATGGATCTGCTGGAGCTGGTGAATGTCAAGGTGTCGCCGTTCGATGTGTCTTCCCAGCTTGATAGCGGATACCTTGCTTCGAATTCGGTGTCCGGCTCCCGTTTCGATGCACCGATCAGCGACTTGCCGTTTGCGCTCCAAGCCTTTACCGAGTCGTTCATCAAGGATCAAAAACCCCGGGATATTTTCGACATAGCCCGCTATTCGCCGGGAGTCACTTATCGCAGCAACGACTTCAACGAAGGCAACGCCAACTTGGCCATTCGCGGCTTTGCAGTGGGTTCTTTGGCCGGCGGCAATATTCACACGTTGCGCGACGGCGTCCACGGTCCGTCCATTTTGGATTTCACCAATATCTCGCGGCTTGAAGTGGTCAAGGGGCCGGCATCGTTTCTGTACGGTCAGGTCGCGCCGGGCGGTATCGTCAATGTCATCACCAAAAACCCGCAGCGCCGGTTTGCCGCTGCTGCGGATGGGCGTTACGGCTCCTACGGCGAGTATCGTTTCGATGTTGACGTGACGGGACCGGCTACAAAAAACCTGTTCTACCGGCTGGCGGCTTCCTATGATCAGGATATGCATTACTGGGAGCCCTACGATGCCCATTCCTGGAACATCTCGCCTTCTTTGCTTTGGCAACCCAGCGACCGCCTGAGTGTCTCGGTAAAATACGAAAACTTCGAAAAAATAGAAGAGCCCCAACTCATGCAAAAGCCCGGCTACAACACGCAGGCCGGGGTATTGCCCACTGCCGCGGACCCCAACCTTTCCGGCGTCGATGTGCCGGGTTTGCCCGACAATTGGAACAGCATGGCTTACAGCGACTATCGGCGTAGCCACACCCACAATCTCAGTACCTGGATAGATTTTAAGGCCGACGAACACTGGAATCTGCGTACCGGCTATTCGCATCTGGAATACGATGTCGATGCGCTGTTTACCGGTAACTTGGGCATGAGTAATAACACGACGTTGATGCAGGGTCGCCGAGTCAGGCAGCAAGCCTACAGCAACCGTGACGACACGATAGAACTGCAAGGCGTGGGTAAGTATGACCTGGGCTTCGCCAGTCTGCGCTTGCTGCTGGGCGGTCAATACATTGACCGCAACTTCCATCGCGCCGCCGGCCAGGCACCCAACGATCCGGCCTTGGGCAGCAATCCCACCGCCTCGCCTTTGCCTTTGTGGGATCTCGGCAATCCCAATACCTGGAACCGGCATACGGCGATACCCTTATCCCGGCTGACGACCAGCCTCACCGACGAGAACGTGAACGCTGTCGACAAGTCGGTCTACGGCAGCTCTACCTTCGGTTTTTTCGATGACCGTTTGCTGCTGTTGGCCGGTTGGCGCTGGACATCAACAGAAAGCCAATACACAAACCGCCTGACCGGCCAAGCACAGGGCGCCACCGCAAGCGCGGTCACGCCCCAATACGGGCTGCTCTTTAAGCTGACACCGGAATGGTCGTTGTTCGCCAGCTACGCGGAATCGTTCGTGCCGGGCACTTTTCCGGCCAACAATCTGGACGGTAGCACGTCGATTCCCAAGCCTACTGAGGGCTGGGGTTACGATGTCGGCATTAAAGCGGACTGGTTTGACGGTCGTTTATCCAGCACGCTGACTTACTTCGAGATCTTAAATAAAAACATCGTCAACGATATGGCGTTGACCAATTCCGCCGGCGGCATCACCATTTACGGTCTGCAAAGCGGTGAACAGCGTTCCCGAGGCATCGAATGGGACGCCACCGCTAAACTGACAGACGACTGGCAACTGTATCTGTCCTACAGCTATATGGATGCCAGGATCACCGAATTCAGCGGTCAGGACCATGCCATCCTCGCCCAAGACCCCGGCACGCTCGATGCGGCGGGGCTGGCTAACTACAAGAACGTCAATCGCTTCCACAACGCGCCGCTGCAAATGAGCGCGCCGCATCTGGCCAACCTTTGGACACGTTACGACTTTAGCATTGAGGCGCTACGCGGCCTGCATCTGGGCGGCGGCGTCAATCTGGTCTTCGATCAGACTCTGTTACCCGATAGTCCGGCTAGCTCGCGGCAAACTTATGCCTTGTTGAACGCCCT
- a CDS encoding roadblock/LC7 domain-containing protein has protein sequence MHWFESQLAQLDTLADDYLAARRQPAADIVNVSEATRLKRAAFIDAVQSVVDKVVKINGVSACAAYHDGLILAQSAEAPNMDADAFGAIIQETIRAAQHGETSLGLGEIEQIVIVGAVNKLAMLSVGPIILCISSPKGVNLASVLSQAK, from the coding sequence ATGCATTGGTTTGAATCGCAGTTGGCGCAGTTGGATACGCTCGCCGACGATTATCTCGCCGCGCGCCGGCAACCTGCGGCCGACATCGTCAATGTCAGTGAAGCCACCCGCTTAAAGCGCGCGGCATTCATCGACGCCGTGCAGTCTGTGGTGGATAAAGTGGTCAAGATCAATGGCGTAAGCGCTTGCGCAGCCTACCACGACGGCCTGATTCTGGCCCAATCCGCGGAAGCGCCCAATATGGATGCGGATGCGTTCGGGGCGATTATTCAGGAAACCATTCGCGCTGCACAGCACGGTGAAACCTCGCTGGGTTTGGGCGAGATCGAACAGATCGTCATTGTCGGTGCCGTCAACAAGCTGGCAATGCTCAGCGTCGGCCCCATTATTTTGTGTATTTCTAGTCCCAAGGGCGTCAACCTGGCCTCTGTGTTGAGTCAGGCTAAATAG
- a CDS encoding roadblock/LC7 domain-containing protein, with protein sequence MSSNVQFLDPRKSQNNEIDSILRNLMNIQGVSAAAIVDSDGFVTHIHRDFEINTDAIGASVQVVFGAAAKAAQHVGHHLTNMVICENNDGYILSTPIDAGFILALVTQREALLGRVRFELKETIPVLKKLFTSYLAN encoded by the coding sequence ATGAGTAGTAATGTCCAATTTCTCGATCCGCGAAAATCTCAGAACAACGAAATCGATTCCATCTTGCGCAATCTGATGAACATCCAGGGCGTGTCGGCGGCGGCCATTGTCGATAGCGACGGCTTTGTCACGCATATTCACCGCGATTTTGAAATCAACACCGACGCCATCGGTGCTTCGGTGCAGGTGGTGTTCGGCGCGGCGGCCAAAGCGGCGCAACATGTCGGCCATCATTTAACCAATATGGTGATCTGCGAAAACAACGACGGTTACATTTTATCGACGCCGATAGACGCGGGTTTTATTCTGGCTCTGGTCACCCAGCGGGAAGCGTTGTTAGGACGGGTGCGGTTTGAATTAAAAGAAACCATTCCGGTATTGAAAAAATTGTTTACCAGTTATCTGGCCAATTAA
- a CDS encoding V4R domain-containing protein yields the protein MIQNSKSDYQIAQQQILDGIISGEFDIENRNDLGPLIPIRLFQALRMVALGSNVEDILGQGAPSLVYHSGQSLGLAMGQIAAANIDKDLETYVGKIKLLCRQLSIGLVVPDKVDLSAGVLELRVDECVSCAGIHHVSAPICHFEAGMVGGIVKTFFNRNVKATETKCNALGDKTCLIRVDLL from the coding sequence ATGATACAAAACAGTAAATCAGACTATCAGATAGCCCAGCAGCAAATTCTCGACGGTATTATTTCCGGCGAGTTCGATATCGAAAATCGCAACGATCTGGGCCCGCTGATTCCCATTCGCTTGTTTCAAGCCTTGCGCATGGTGGCTTTGGGTTCCAACGTAGAAGACATATTAGGCCAGGGTGCTCCTTCGCTGGTTTATCATTCCGGCCAGAGTTTGGGTTTGGCGATGGGCCAAATTGCCGCCGCCAATATCGATAAAGACCTGGAAACCTATGTCGGCAAAATCAAATTGCTGTGCCGGCAGCTGAGTATCGGTTTGGTGGTGCCGGATAAAGTGGACTTGTCCGCGGGCGTGCTGGAGTTAAGGGTGGACGAATGCGTTTCCTGCGCCGGTATTCATCATGTGTCGGCGCCTATTTGCCATTTCGAAGCCGGCATGGTTGGCGGTATCGTTAAAACTTTTTTCAATCGTAATGTAAAGGCCACCGAAACCAAGTGCAACGCGCTGGGCGACAAGACGTGTTTAATCCGCGTCGATTTACTGTAG